A window of Sodalis praecaptivus genomic DNA:
ATAACCTGCGGGCCATCGAGGAAGCCGCGGCGCTGGAGGCGGCGTGTCTGGTGCTGGTGGTCGGCGGACTGCCTGCGGGAGATAAAGATCTGGACGGCGCGCGCCGCCAGGTCGAGGAGGGCATCGCACAGATGCTGGCGCCGGCGCGCGCGGCCGGGGTGTCCCTGGCGATTGAGCCGCTACATCCGATGTACGCCGGGGACCGCGCCTGCGTCAACACGCTCGCCCAGGCGTTGGCGCTTTGCGAGCGTCTGGGGCCGGAAGTGGGGATTGCCGCCGACGTTTATCATATTTGGTGGGATCCCGACGTCCTACATCAACTACAGCGGGTCGCCCAGGCGCAGCGCCTGCTGGCGTTCCATCTCAGCGATTGGTTGGTGCCGACCCGTCATCTGCTGACCGATCGCGGCATGATGGGCGACGGCGTCATCGATTTGCCGCGGTTGTGCCAACGCGTGGCCGACGATGGCTATCGCGGCCTGTATGAAGTGGAAATTTTCTCCGCCGACGGCTGGTGGCGGCAGCCGGTGGATGTGACGTTAAGCACCATCATTCAACGATTGCCTGCACTAGGCAGTAAAGAGGATCGTAATGAAAATCGATAACACCCTGACCCCGGCCCGTTTGCTGCCGGCGATAAACCGTATGTGGGCGCTATCGGCCAGCAAAATCAGCGCCATAGATGCCGATTTCGATCGCGCCCAGGGCGCGCCGGTGCATACCGTCGCCGGACGCTATCAGCCCAAAGGCTGGACGGATTGGACGCAGGGATTTGAATACGGCAGCGCGCTGTTGCAATTCGATGCCACCGGCGAGCAGGCTTTTCTGGATCGGGCGCTGGCGCGCATCCGCGTCGATATGCCGCAGCATATTACCCATTTCGGCGTGCACGATCACGGTTTCAACCAAGTGAGCACTTACGGTAATTTGCTGCGCCTGATGGCAGAAGGAAAGCTACCGGCCGATCCGGGCCGCCAAGATTATTACCGGTTGGCGCTCCGCTGTTCGGGGGCGGTGCAAGCCTATCGCTGGACCTCGCTCGGCGCCGGTGAAGGTTATATCCACTCCTTTAACGGGGCCCACTCGCTGTTTATCGACACGCTGCGTACCCTGCGGGTGTTGCTGTTGGCACACGATCTGGGGCAGGAAATGAAAGTCGAGGGCGATGAGGCCATCTCACTGTTGGATCGCGCCCTGGCCCATGCCCTCACCAGCGCGCGCTATTGCGTATTCTACGGCGAAGGTCGGGATATTTATGATATCCGCGGCCGAACGGCGCACGAGGCAACCTTCAATCCGCGCAACGGCGCATTTCGCTGCGTCGGCACCCAGCAAGGCTACTCCGGCTTCTCTACCTGGACCCGCGGTTTGAGCTGGGCGATATGCGGTTTCGCGGAGCTGCTGGAGTATTTGCAGGCGCTGCCCGCCGAGACATGGCGCGCCTCGCAGGACAGAGCCCATACCGTGGCGGCGTTGGAAAAGGCCGCCGCCGCCGTTTGCGATTTTTATCTGGCGTTTACCACCCTCGACGGCATTCCCTATTGGGATACCGGCGCCCCCGGCCTGGCCACGCTCGAGGCGCCCTATGAAAAAGACTCGGATCCCGCCAACGCCGTCGAGCCCGTGGACAGCTCCGCCGCGGCGATTGCGGCGCAGGGCCTGTTGCGATTCGGCGCCTGGCTCGACGGCCAACACCGCCCCGGCGCGGACCGCTACCGCCAGGCCGGATTGACCGTGCTGCAAACGCTGCTGGACGACCGCTATCTTAGTCTGTCGCCGCAGCATCAAGGCCTTTTGCTGCACAGCCAGTACCATCGCCCCAACGGCTGGGATTATGTGCCGGAGGGCCACCGCAACCCGTTCGGCGAAGCCACCATGTGGGGGGATTATCATCTGCGCGAGCTGGCGCTTTATGTGCAGCGAATGGCGGAAAATGGCCCCTATCTGACGTTTTTCAGCCCCCTAGGAGACGCATGATGCCTCAGCAACGTCAGGCCGCTACCGCTTTAATCACCGGCGGGCGCCGGGGCATTGGTTTGGCCATCGCAAGACGGCTGGCGGCCGACGGCCATCCCATCGCGGTGACCGGCAGCGGTGAAGCCGATGCGTCCACGCGCGCCGCCGTGGCAGAGCTGGAAAAGTACGGCGTACCGGTCGGCTATTTCGCCAGCGACATTGCCGCGACGGCGGGCCATGCCGCCGTGCTTGATAGCATTGAGCAGCAGTTGGGACCGATTGCGGTACTGGTTTCCAATGCCGGTATTGCGCCCCCTGAGCGGTTGGATGTGCTCGACACCACGACGGCGAATTTTGATGCGGTACTGAACACCAATCTGCGTGGGGCATTTTTTTTCGCCCAAGCGGTCGCCAAACGCATGCTGGCCCGGCCAGCCGCGGAAGGCGCGCGCAGCATCGTTTTTATTTCTTCCTGTTCCGCGCAAATGGTGTCGGTGAACCGGCTGGAATATTGCGTCGCCAAAGCGGGACTCGCCATGGTGGCGCAGGGAATGGCAGCGCGTCTGGCCGCTGACGGTATCGGGGTTTTTGAGGTCCGTCCCGGCATCATCCGTACCGATATGACCGCCGGCGTGAATGAGAAATATGACCGTCTTATCGGCGACGGTCTGGTCCCCGCTCGGCGCTGGGGACAAGGCGATGATATCGCCGCAGCTGTCGCCATGCTTATCAAACCCGAGGCGTTTTTCGCCACCGGCTCGGTTATCCACGCCGACGGCGGGTTAACCCTGCAACGCCTATAGATCCGCGCCAGCCGCAAGCGGGCGCGGCGCAAATAATGGAGGTACTATGTCACCATCCGCTACCGTCCCCGACACGGGACGGCGGTTACCGGCCGGCGAATACGGTTATGGCGATTTGCAGCCGGGGGATCGTTATGATACCCAGGCGATAACCCTCACGGAGTCGCATATTGTCGCGTTCGCGGGCATTACCGGCGATTTTTTTGACGTGCATATGGATGATACTTTCGCCCGCCAGCAGGGTTTTCCCGGCCGCATCGCCCATGGTTTATTAGGGCTGGCGCTCATCGACGGCTTGAAAACCCGTTCGGCGGTGCGGCTGTGCGGCATCGCGACCCTGGGCTGGAACTGGTCATTCTGCGCGCCGCTGCTGCCGGGCGATCGCATTTATGCCGAAATTACCGTGGTAAGCAAGCGGCCGACCAAGCGGGCCGATAGAGGTATCGTGACCTTTGCCCTGCGGATGATCAATCAGCATGAGGCTGTCGTGCAGCAGGGTGAAACCCAGTTAATGATGCAGCAATAGGATCGCTACAGGCCGCCGGCGCGGCGTCTTCGCGTTGAAGCGCCGCCATTCTCCTCGCGCAAAATAGCGCGCGGTGTTTTGCTATCCCCCTGAAAAAATGCTAAATATTCTGCCTACCGTCACCCGTTAATCATAATATGCAGATAAAGCCATAGGTGTTGCAGGGAGCAGTGGCATTCGCTGGCCTAGAGGGGATTATGTCAAAACCAGAATACAACCAGGGCCTGACAACCAGCAGCTCAATGCAAGAAAAGATCAAAGAGGTCACGCGCAACTTGCTGATTGCTCATGGTTACCATAAGACCACCTTTGGCGTTATCGCTAAAGCCTTACAAATTACCACCACCAATATTCATTATCATTTCGGCAATAAAAATCATCTCGTGGAAATCGTGGTGCGGGAATATGTGGCCGAAGCCAAGAAGAATCACAGTATTATCTGGCTGGATACCACCACCACGCTCGAACAAAAAGTCGCCCAGGTGGTGGCGTATAACTACCGGCTGTATCGCAAATATAACCCTGATGATAAGGGCAGGCATCCCTGGAGTTTGATTGGCCGGCTGCGCCTTGAGAGCGATGTGCTTTCCGAAGCCGCCTGTCGCTCCCTGGCGTCGTTCACGCAGACTATGCAGGACGTGATTAGCCAGGCGGTGGAATATGCCTGGCAGCAGGGACAGCTAAAGGCCGATACGCCACGGCAGGATTTGGTATTTTTACTGACCAATTTGGTGGACAGCTCATCGGTGTTTGCCCAGGATGCGGGGAGCTTTGCGCGCCTGGAGCAATTCTTCACCGCTTTCTCCCGGGTGGTGTTATCCGTTTACACTCTTGAGCCGCCTACGCGCGGCGACAACGGCACGTAATGTATTAGCGCAGGGCCGATACGGCCACCGGCGAGATTATCCACCCGCCGCCGGAGCGATACGGCCACTGCCGCCACCCTCAGCGCTGCCGGGACCTGAGGTGCTTTGCCGGGCGGCGCCAGAAGAGGGCAGCGCCCGCCCGCAGGGCTTATTTGCCGAACATCTCCCGAATCCAGTTCGCCACGCCGTTGCTGTCTTTCTGCTCATCCTGCGGCGGAGCGCTTTGCTGCGG
This region includes:
- a CDS encoding MaoC family dehydratase; this translates as MSPSATVPDTGRRLPAGEYGYGDLQPGDRYDTQAITLTESHIVAFAGITGDFFDVHMDDTFARQQGFPGRIAHGLLGLALIDGLKTRSAVRLCGIATLGWNWSFCAPLLPGDRIYAEITVVSKRPTKRADRGIVTFALRMINQHEAVVQQGETQLMMQQ
- a CDS encoding TetR/AcrR family transcriptional regulator; translation: MSKPEYNQGLTTSSSMQEKIKEVTRNLLIAHGYHKTTFGVIAKALQITTTNIHYHFGNKNHLVEIVVREYVAEAKKNHSIIWLDTTTTLEQKVAQVVAYNYRLYRKYNPDDKGRHPWSLIGRLRLESDVLSEAACRSLASFTQTMQDVISQAVEYAWQQGQLKADTPRQDLVFLLTNLVDSSSVFAQDAGSFARLEQFFTAFSRVVLSVYTLEPPTRGDNGT
- a CDS encoding glycoside hydrolase family 88 protein, whose product is MKIDNTLTPARLLPAINRMWALSASKISAIDADFDRAQGAPVHTVAGRYQPKGWTDWTQGFEYGSALLQFDATGEQAFLDRALARIRVDMPQHITHFGVHDHGFNQVSTYGNLLRLMAEGKLPADPGRQDYYRLALRCSGAVQAYRWTSLGAGEGYIHSFNGAHSLFIDTLRTLRVLLLAHDLGQEMKVEGDEAISLLDRALAHALTSARYCVFYGEGRDIYDIRGRTAHEATFNPRNGAFRCVGTQQGYSGFSTWTRGLSWAICGFAELLEYLQALPAETWRASQDRAHTVAALEKAAAAVCDFYLAFTTLDGIPYWDTGAPGLATLEAPYEKDSDPANAVEPVDSSAAAIAAQGLLRFGAWLDGQHRPGADRYRQAGLTVLQTLLDDRYLSLSPQHQGLLLHSQYHRPNGWDYVPEGHRNPFGEATMWGDYHLRELALYVQRMAENGPYLTFFSPLGDA
- a CDS encoding sugar phosphate isomerase/epimerase family protein — protein: MPPLTLTPKQLSLNTATLGPNASLEDAVRGCVKYGFGGIAPWRDKVAEVGLAQACRLIKEAGLTVSGLCRGGLFPAADRSAREKIRADNLRAIEEAAALEAACLVLVVGGLPAGDKDLDGARRQVEEGIAQMLAPARAAGVSLAIEPLHPMYAGDRACVNTLAQALALCERLGPEVGIAADVYHIWWDPDVLHQLQRVAQAQRLLAFHLSDWLVPTRHLLTDRGMMGDGVIDLPRLCQRVADDGYRGLYEVEIFSADGWWRQPVDVTLSTIIQRLPALGSKEDRNENR
- a CDS encoding 3-ketoacyl-ACP reductase, encoding MMPQQRQAATALITGGRRGIGLAIARRLAADGHPIAVTGSGEADASTRAAVAELEKYGVPVGYFASDIAATAGHAAVLDSIEQQLGPIAVLVSNAGIAPPERLDVLDTTTANFDAVLNTNLRGAFFFAQAVAKRMLARPAAEGARSIVFISSCSAQMVSVNRLEYCVAKAGLAMVAQGMAARLAADGIGVFEVRPGIIRTDMTAGVNEKYDRLIGDGLVPARRWGQGDDIAAAVAMLIKPEAFFATGSVIHADGGLTLQRL